The following are from one region of the Candidatus Limnocylindrales bacterium genome:
- a CDS encoding Rne/Rng family ribonuclease — MRKQIIINSNPNEVRVALLENGILAEVHIERASEEAAAGNIYKGRVLRVLPGMQAAFVDIGLEKAAFLHASDVITGEPTAVDEAADDPGYDHERPMRGHAPIETRLRRGDEVVVQIAKEPMGTKGARITMHVSLPGKYLVYMPFGDLVGVSKRIGDDRERRRLRDIISSAQPGAGGIIARTACQNLPKSDIVDDIRGLEETWRTIQAKGQKATAPALLHADLDLVLRSVRDMLSPDVDQIVVDSDADFDRTRDYVAAFIPALAERVERYRDTEPIFDRYGVEEQISRAIEPKVWLKSGGYLVIDQGEALTMIDVNTGRYVGKKSQEETVLKTNLEAVEEIVCQLRLRNIGGIIILDLIDMDDAGHRKLVSDTLEAALARDKARTSILRISELGLIQMTRKRTRENLERLLSAPCPYCDGRGRVKSVPTVASEILRAIQREVARTPASRARVTVRANRDVISYLFNDEEDSIRTLQDRLGRGVVLKVAENYHQEQYDVVAA; from the coding sequence TTGCGCAAACAGATCATCATCAACTCCAATCCGAACGAAGTGCGGGTCGCACTGCTGGAGAACGGCATTCTTGCCGAGGTCCACATCGAGCGAGCTTCCGAGGAGGCGGCGGCCGGCAACATCTACAAGGGCCGCGTGCTGCGGGTCCTGCCCGGCATGCAGGCGGCGTTCGTGGACATCGGCCTCGAGAAGGCTGCGTTCCTTCACGCGTCCGACGTGATCACGGGCGAGCCCACGGCGGTCGACGAGGCCGCCGACGACCCAGGCTACGATCACGAGCGGCCCATGCGCGGCCATGCTCCCATCGAGACGCGCCTTCGCCGCGGCGACGAGGTCGTCGTGCAGATCGCCAAGGAGCCGATGGGCACCAAGGGCGCACGCATCACGATGCACGTCTCGCTGCCGGGGAAGTATCTCGTCTACATGCCGTTCGGCGATCTGGTCGGTGTATCCAAGCGAATCGGCGATGACCGCGAGAGGCGACGCCTGCGCGACATCATCTCGAGCGCTCAACCCGGCGCCGGCGGCATCATCGCCCGGACAGCCTGCCAGAACCTGCCGAAGAGCGACATCGTCGATGACATTCGCGGTCTCGAGGAGACGTGGCGGACGATTCAGGCGAAGGGACAAAAGGCAACGGCGCCCGCGCTTCTCCATGCCGACCTCGATCTGGTGCTGCGCAGCGTGCGCGACATGCTTTCGCCGGATGTCGATCAGATCGTCGTCGATTCCGACGCCGACTTTGACCGCACGCGCGACTACGTCGCCGCGTTCATTCCGGCTCTGGCCGAGCGCGTCGAGCGCTATCGCGATACCGAGCCGATCTTCGACCGCTACGGCGTAGAGGAACAGATCAGCCGCGCCATCGAGCCGAAGGTGTGGTTGAAGTCCGGCGGGTACCTGGTGATCGATCAGGGCGAAGCGCTGACGATGATCGACGTGAACACGGGACGCTACGTCGGCAAGAAGAGCCAGGAAGAAACGGTCCTGAAGACGAACCTCGAAGCCGTCGAGGAGATCGTCTGCCAGCTGCGGCTGCGAAACATCGGCGGCATCATCATCCTCGACCTCATCGACATGGACGATGCCGGGCACCGCAAGCTCGTCTCCGATACGCTGGAGGCGGCACTGGCGCGGGACAAGGCGCGCACGAGCATCCTCCGCATCTCCGAGCTCGGGCTGATCCAGATGACGCGCAAGCGGACGCGCGAGAACCTCGAGCGTCTCCTGTCCGCACCATGTCCCTACTGCGACGGCAGGGGACGAGTGAAGTCGGTGCCGACCGTGGCGTCCGAGATTCTGCGAGCGATCCAGCGCGAAGTCGCACGCACGCCGGCCTCGCGCGCTCGCGTCACCGTCCGCGCCAACAGGGACGTCATCTCCTACCTCTTCAATGATGAAGAGGATTCCATCCGTACGTTGCAGGATCGCCTGGGCCGCGGTGTCGTGCTCAAGGTGGCCGAGAACTATCACCAAGAGCAGTACGACGTCGTCGCCGCCTGA
- a CDS encoding 6-pyruvoyl-tetrahydropterin synthase-related protein → MRRYGWLGWLEASLVCVAAGFLLYLYPWQHLLAKTITAGGDTASHFYPALLMRDELLPRLAWTGWTMGNYAGFPIFHFYSTLPFVVIALLGYVFPLEQSFKLVTLLGPTTLPLAAAYLFWALGYRRGGPILAAGSVLPFLFQQGNSMWGGNIPSVLAGEFCHAIGLSLSLVFLGHLHRLSKGIGSWIVNGLLLAAIALSHAFAFIGALWFALFYLRPRSDSARVMPRIAPSFVLAALLVAFWGFPLLPRVKFTTEWTMIWRINDWKEVVPELLWPAAILTIANLALMAVRLKAFSVERHGLMLFALFGSAFLYAVSPITGFPDIRFVPIGQMFLGFMAADLLVWAGSRVRFPLVFSTVGLLLCMGWAYQHIGYLSSWLDWNYSGYERKSSWPLFKAINDHVRGDINSPRMVFEHAQAHNKFGSSRAFENLPLFAGRATLEGVFHQVSPNSPFVFYIQSEVSEKTSGPFHQYSYMRLNPEAALPHLRVYNVSTIVAVTEKARAAYDAHPAYERTFSQGGYSVYQVASGVTGYVVAATHQPVLYDGPDYHTAFYRWFKHPELLDIPLVPAEIIGDEAAATFELRTASVRDIPRRPYDGECRVDAKLEQQRIVFDTNCPGRPHIVKVSYFPRWKAVDGSPIHLVSPGFMLVYPNSNHFEMVYGRTALDYVSMATTAAGVLWALAALLSPRVSRASIGVAARVFRPIYAAVSPYPRASMVIFVLLCIAGGALVRYEVRDDDILYREGQAAYRERKFDRAIEIFREYTTDDRDTFKHATALSQMGISYSELKKYDLAVETLERLRFNFPNIDFHASTLFHLARSYAGAGNEQLAIERARELRTRYADSPYPQRLERENKELFRAAAPPPGSAAAPAPAVPAASAAPAPPAAPAPPAAPATPAAPAPPTAPAAQAAPAALPPAAPPSGAAAPAR, encoded by the coding sequence ATGAGACGGTACGGGTGGCTCGGTTGGCTCGAGGCCTCGCTGGTCTGCGTCGCGGCGGGATTCCTGCTGTACCTGTACCCATGGCAGCACCTGCTGGCCAAGACCATCACGGCGGGCGGCGACACGGCGTCGCACTTCTACCCGGCGCTGCTGATGCGCGACGAGCTGCTGCCGCGCCTGGCATGGACGGGCTGGACGATGGGCAATTATGCCGGCTTCCCCATCTTCCACTTCTACTCGACGCTGCCGTTCGTCGTCATCGCACTGCTCGGCTACGTCTTTCCGCTCGAGCAATCGTTCAAGCTGGTCACGCTTCTGGGGCCGACGACGCTGCCGTTGGCGGCAGCCTATTTGTTCTGGGCCCTCGGGTACCGCCGCGGAGGGCCCATCCTGGCAGCCGGCTCGGTCCTTCCCTTCCTGTTCCAGCAGGGCAACTCGATGTGGGGCGGCAACATCCCGAGCGTGCTCGCCGGCGAATTCTGCCATGCGATCGGCCTTTCGCTGTCGCTCGTGTTCCTCGGCCACCTGCATCGCCTGTCCAAGGGCATCGGCTCCTGGATCGTCAACGGGCTGCTTCTGGCTGCGATCGCGCTCTCGCACGCATTCGCGTTCATCGGTGCGCTGTGGTTCGCGCTGTTCTATCTGCGGCCGCGCTCCGACAGCGCGCGCGTCATGCCGCGCATCGCGCCCTCCTTCGTGCTGGCGGCGCTGCTGGTGGCGTTCTGGGGATTTCCGCTTCTGCCTCGCGTCAAGTTCACCACCGAGTGGACGATGATCTGGCGGATCAACGACTGGAAGGAGGTGGTGCCCGAGCTGCTGTGGCCGGCGGCGATTCTCACCATCGCCAATCTCGCGTTGATGGCGGTCCGGCTCAAGGCCTTCTCGGTGGAGCGGCATGGACTCATGCTGTTCGCGCTGTTCGGCAGCGCCTTCCTGTACGCCGTATCGCCCATCACTGGATTTCCGGACATCCGCTTCGTTCCCATCGGGCAGATGTTCCTCGGCTTCATGGCTGCCGACCTGCTCGTGTGGGCTGGCTCGCGCGTCCGTTTTCCGCTCGTGTTCTCCACCGTGGGTCTGCTGTTGTGCATGGGATGGGCATACCAGCACATCGGCTACCTTTCGTCGTGGCTGGACTGGAACTACTCGGGCTACGAGCGCAAGTCGTCCTGGCCGCTGTTCAAGGCCATCAACGATCACGTGCGCGGCGACATCAATTCGCCGCGCATGGTTTTCGAGCACGCGCAGGCGCACAACAAGTTCGGAAGCTCGCGGGCCTTCGAGAACCTCCCGCTCTTTGCCGGCAGAGCCACGCTCGAGGGCGTTTTTCACCAGGTCTCGCCGAACTCGCCGTTCGTGTTCTACATCCAATCCGAGGTGTCGGAGAAGACATCGGGGCCGTTCCATCAGTATTCCTACATGCGGCTGAACCCGGAGGCGGCGCTGCCGCACCTGCGCGTATACAATGTCAGCACCATCGTGGCCGTGACGGAGAAGGCGCGCGCTGCCTACGACGCGCATCCCGCATACGAGCGCACGTTCTCGCAGGGCGGATACTCGGTCTATCAGGTCGCGAGCGGCGTCACGGGGTACGTCGTCGCCGCCACCCACCAGCCGGTGCTTTACGATGGCCCCGACTACCACACCGCCTTCTACCGCTGGTTCAAGCACCCGGAGCTGCTCGACATCCCGCTGGTGCCCGCCGAAATCATCGGCGACGAGGCAGCCGCGACGTTCGAGCTGCGCACGGCATCCGTTCGCGACATCCCGCGCAGGCCGTATGACGGCGAATGCCGGGTCGACGCGAAGCTGGAGCAGCAGCGGATCGTCTTCGACACCAACTGCCCCGGCCGCCCCCACATCGTCAAGGTTTCCTACTTCCCGCGGTGGAAGGCGGTCGACGGCTCGCCGATTCATCTGGTCTCGCCGGGTTTCATGCTCGTCTACCCGAACTCCAACCATTTTGAGATGGTCTACGGCCGCACGGCGCTCGACTACGTTTCGATGGCGACCACGGCCGCCGGGGTGCTGTGGGCACTGGCCGCGCTGCTGAGCCCACGGGTATCGCGCGCGTCCATCGGCGTCGCGGCGCGCGTCTTCCGGCCGATCTATGCGGCGGTATCGCCCTACCCGCGCGCGAGCATGGTGATCTTCGTGCTCCTGTGCATCGCCGGCGGAGCGCTGGTTCGCTATGAGGTGCGCGACGACGACATCCTGTACCGTGAAGGACAGGCCGCGTATCGCGAACGCAAGTTCGATCGCGCCATCGAGATCTTCCGAGAGTACACCACCGACGACCGCGACACGTTCAAGCACGCGACGGCGCTCTCGCAGATGGGAATCAGCTACTCCGAGCTCAAGAAGTACGATCTGGCAGTGGAGACGCTGGAAAGGCTGCGATTCAACTTCCCGAACATCGACTTCCACGCGTCCACGCTGTTTCATCTCGCGCGCAGCTACGCCGGCGCCGGAAATGAACAGCTCGCCATCGAGCGCGCGCGAGAGCTTCGGACACGGTACGCCGACTCGCCCTATCCGCAGCGCCTGGAACGCGAGAACAAGGAGCTGTTCCGGGCCGCGGCGCCGCCGCCAGGATCTGCCGCGGCTCCGGCGCCCGCAGTGCCCGCCGCATCCGCGGCACCGGCACCGCCTGCAGCACCCGCACCGCCCGCAGCACCGGCCACGCCTGCGGCACCAGCGCCGCCCACGGCACCAGCAGCGCAGGCGGCACCGGCAGCGCTGCCGCCTGCGGCCCCTCCCTCAGGAGCCGCCGCTCCCGCTCGCTAA
- a CDS encoding glycosyltransferase family 2 protein: MNATFSKRTGMPLVSVVVPCFNEEGCVDEMMRRLRAVLETLPCRWEIVLVDDGSRDRTLAAMRRHAAEDPRVGYVSFSRNFGHQMALWAGMERARGDAVVSLDGDLQHPPEHIPELFQHWQAGYDVVYTVRVGNEGHALKEFISAGFYWLLRKLTGVQVPTGGADFRLLDRKVVDALLACDERFIFVRGLVPWLGFKRKGVAYQARERFAGSTKYVVTRMFKFALDGIFSFSTVPLRLISFLGVATIALGILYGLYSIWVRVFTDTAATGWTSLVVLVLVFSGTQLLSLGILSEYVGRIYEEVKHRPRYIVADAQPPAPQPSEPEASS; this comes from the coding sequence ATGAACGCCACCTTCTCCAAGCGAACGGGAATGCCTCTGGTGTCGGTGGTGGTCCCCTGCTTCAACGAGGAAGGCTGCGTTGACGAGATGATGCGGCGCTTGCGCGCCGTGCTCGAGACGCTCCCTTGCCGTTGGGAGATCGTCCTCGTCGATGATGGCAGCCGTGACCGGACGCTGGCCGCGATGCGCCGCCACGCAGCCGAGGATCCGCGCGTCGGCTACGTCTCGTTTTCGCGAAACTTCGGGCACCAGATGGCACTGTGGGCCGGCATGGAGCGCGCGCGCGGCGATGCCGTCGTCTCTCTGGACGGAGACCTGCAGCATCCACCCGAGCACATTCCCGAGCTGTTCCAGCACTGGCAGGCCGGCTACGACGTCGTCTACACCGTGCGCGTCGGCAACGAAGGCCACGCGCTCAAGGAATTCATTTCGGCCGGGTTCTACTGGCTGCTGCGCAAGCTGACGGGTGTCCAAGTTCCGACCGGCGGCGCCGACTTCCGGTTGCTGGACCGGAAGGTCGTGGACGCGCTGCTCGCCTGCGACGAACGTTTCATCTTCGTACGCGGGCTGGTCCCGTGGCTCGGCTTCAAGCGCAAAGGGGTTGCGTATCAGGCGCGGGAGCGCTTCGCGGGCAGCACCAAGTATGTCGTGACGCGAATGTTCAAGTTCGCGCTGGACGGCATCTTCTCCTTCTCCACCGTCCCGCTGCGGCTGATCTCGTTTCTGGGTGTGGCGACCATCGCTCTTGGAATCCTGTACGGCCTCTACTCGATATGGGTGCGCGTCTTCACCGACACCGCCGCCACCGGCTGGACCTCGCTGGTCGTTCTGGTTCTGGTGTTCAGCGGAACGCAGCTGCTGAGCCTCGGCATTCTGAGCGAGTACGTGGGCCGCATCTACGAAGAAGTGAAACACCGACCGCGCTACATCGTTGCCGACGCGCAGCCGCCTGCGCCCCAACCATCAGAACCGGAGGCTTCCTCGTGA
- a CDS encoding SDR family oxidoreductase, with protein sequence MGLIDGKVAIVTGAGRGIGRAVAELMAEQGASVVVNDLDGAVAGEAVDAIRSAGGKAVACAGSVTDAKLPAQLIAAAMDAFGTFDIIVNNAGYTHDGMIHKMSDEQWQAMIECHLTAPFRILREASKYWREWAKSESETGRPRPRKVVNVSSTSGVAGNAGQVNYSAGKMGIVGVTKTLAKEWGRLGIYVNAVAYGFIDTRLTAAKDRSVKAVVDGNEVEIGIPQQMRDRAIQVIPLGRPGTPREAAGPVLFLASPLSDYVTGHVVLVTGGSYM encoded by the coding sequence ATGGGACTGATCGACGGAAAGGTCGCAATCGTCACCGGCGCTGGCCGAGGCATCGGACGCGCGGTCGCCGAGCTGATGGCCGAGCAGGGAGCCAGCGTCGTCGTCAACGACCTGGACGGTGCCGTGGCCGGCGAAGCCGTGGACGCGATCCGATCCGCCGGTGGAAAGGCGGTCGCGTGTGCGGGCTCTGTGACCGATGCCAAGCTGCCTGCGCAGCTGATCGCCGCCGCGATGGACGCCTTCGGGACGTTCGACATCATCGTCAACAACGCCGGCTACACGCACGATGGAATGATTCACAAGATGTCGGACGAGCAGTGGCAGGCGATGATCGAATGCCATCTGACGGCGCCGTTCCGCATTCTGCGCGAAGCGAGCAAGTACTGGCGCGAATGGGCCAAGTCCGAATCGGAGACCGGACGGCCGAGGCCGCGCAAGGTCGTCAACGTGTCCTCGACCAGCGGCGTGGCGGGAAATGCGGGGCAGGTGAACTATTCCGCGGGCAAGATGGGAATCGTCGGTGTAACCAAGACGCTGGCCAAGGAGTGGGGCCGCCTGGGCATCTACGTCAATGCCGTCGCATACGGCTTCATCGATACGCGTCTTACCGCGGCCAAGGACCGATCCGTCAAGGCGGTCGTCGATGGCAACGAGGTCGAGATCGGTATCCCCCAGCAGATGCGCGATCGCGCGATCCAGGTCATTCCCCTCGGCCGCCCCGGCACGCCGCGAGAAGCCGCGGGGCCGGTGCTGTTCCTTGCCTCACCGCTGTCGGACTACGTCACCGGCCACGTCGTGCTGGTGACCGGCGGCTCCTACATGTGA
- a CDS encoding alpha/beta fold hydrolase, producing MRIDVDDITMELEAYGSDGPVVLLVHGLGGCRGVWTEVATHIGRKARALVPDLRGCGGSTRGSAPYTLARVADDLAALLRALGETRVVAVGHSLGGVLVQELMVRHGHLLAGAVLVSTSSRLNATASRNWKKLADMVEAKGLSTSPESQARSFSESFAAAHPEVLAAHAALAATADPRVYAEQARAASEYDYTDALATVSIPTLVVQGLADRLTPPGGSVLLQRALPASRLEMIEGAGHNLPVEMPERFARLVLDFIDELGRS from the coding sequence ATGCGCATCGACGTCGACGACATCACCATGGAACTGGAAGCCTACGGCAGTGACGGGCCTGTGGTGTTGCTGGTGCACGGCCTCGGAGGCTGCCGTGGGGTGTGGACAGAGGTTGCAACGCACATCGGCCGGAAGGCCCGAGCGTTGGTGCCGGACCTTCGCGGCTGCGGTGGCTCCACGCGTGGCAGCGCACCGTACACTCTGGCTCGCGTGGCCGATGACCTGGCCGCGCTCCTTCGCGCATTGGGAGAGACGCGAGTCGTCGCCGTCGGCCATTCGCTGGGCGGAGTTCTGGTGCAGGAACTGATGGTCCGGCACGGCCACCTGCTGGCTGGCGCTGTCCTCGTCTCTACCTCCAGCCGGCTCAATGCGACCGCATCACGCAACTGGAAGAAGCTCGCCGACATGGTCGAAGCGAAGGGTCTGTCGACGTCGCCCGAATCCCAGGCGCGCAGCTTCTCCGAATCATTCGCCGCGGCGCATCCGGAAGTTCTGGCAGCGCACGCCGCGCTCGCCGCCACCGCCGATCCGCGCGTGTACGCCGAGCAGGCGCGGGCGGCGAGCGAGTACGACTACACCGATGCGCTGGCGACGGTGAGTATCCCAACGCTGGTCGTTCAAGGCCTGGCCGATCGCCTGACCCCGCCCGGCGGGTCGGTGCTGCTGCAGCGGGCGCTGCCGGCGTCGCGCCTCGAGATGATCGAAGGCGCCGGGCACAACCTGCCGGTGGAGATGCCGGAGCGCTTCGCCCGCCTCGTCCTCGACTTCATCGACGAACTCGGCCGGTCGTGA
- a CDS encoding c-type cytochrome encodes MTTGRGLVEEEEKRSYGAVFLFAIGVLVACMVWAIWQDAFSRHLWKKFKTDFYRIAIAKYDKDIVAEEERLAKDPEYIKLRDELAALRQSLESGEAKAELDRLQARKDELAIQHMEADQDVRIVKGEVEEAWYWLEHAQHHGQTGAEEHKHLEATQKRAEEYVARLDRVTAEMAAVEADMEKVRGREKDLVEKMRPYNKEIESLTTRLDGVSLNLFGRRVAAVPTIEQVVLVGFERNNFENWVDRVERCQNCHVAIDRPGFEDQQNPLKTHPDRAYYLGNHEVRSFGCTPCHGGQGASINAVELAHGKVAFWEDPLLNVADKVESKCLTCHASVQNVAGAETAARGEWLFQEMGCHGCHLTSGFEDLEKVGPSLSRIAAKVSPEWLVSWIENPQGFRPRTRMPNYMFKREEAVSIAAYLLQSSQEASKAWLAAQVDPPGVDANDPALVEKGKQLTRDLGCLGCHGFAPEEFASQVAIGKDTAPNLARIAEKTDGRWIYPWIRNPLLYSEHPRMPSLRLTEEEASAITSYLLTLRQGPSPAPDDELRATLAKAETVQAGEKLIRKYGCFGCHTVTGMEGESRIGVELSSFGGKHFEELYFGDRLDIPPTWDDWTINKILTPRTYATERIEQVMPQFGFDVADARALTVFLASRTEHVINPKYKPSLERENKLKRGRELVARYNCQGCHSFDGREGAIRRYFTDNVEYAPPILLGEGSKVQAEWFFDFLMKPVKLRPWLTLRMPTFPLTDRDASDIIDYFQALDGYEFGPVILEAGGAGAGPARVETVSQLPAGSFDCFSCHAEGTVVPTSQYHVAKTPLTPERAREWLGGHVEPQTGSTAQVEQAAPSVTN; translated from the coding sequence ATGACGACCGGACGTGGCTTAGTCGAAGAAGAGGAAAAGCGATCCTACGGGGCCGTCTTCTTGTTCGCCATCGGGGTTCTGGTTGCCTGCATGGTGTGGGCGATCTGGCAGGACGCCTTCTCGCGGCACCTGTGGAAGAAGTTCAAGACCGACTTCTATCGGATCGCCATCGCCAAATACGACAAGGACATCGTCGCCGAAGAAGAGCGTCTGGCCAAGGACCCGGAGTACATCAAGCTGCGCGACGAGCTCGCGGCGCTGCGGCAGAGCCTGGAAAGCGGCGAGGCCAAGGCGGAGCTCGACCGGTTGCAGGCGCGCAAGGACGAGCTGGCGATCCAGCACATGGAGGCCGACCAGGACGTCCGCATCGTCAAGGGCGAGGTCGAGGAAGCCTGGTACTGGCTCGAGCATGCCCAGCACCACGGACAGACGGGAGCCGAGGAGCACAAGCATCTGGAGGCGACCCAGAAGCGCGCCGAGGAATACGTCGCGCGTCTCGACCGCGTCACCGCCGAGATGGCTGCCGTCGAAGCCGACATGGAAAAGGTGCGCGGCCGCGAGAAGGACCTCGTCGAGAAGATGCGGCCGTACAACAAGGAGATCGAGAGCCTGACGACGCGCCTGGACGGCGTCTCCCTGAACCTTTTCGGCCGTCGCGTTGCCGCGGTTCCGACCATCGAGCAGGTCGTGCTCGTCGGCTTCGAGCGCAACAACTTCGAGAACTGGGTTGATCGCGTCGAGCGCTGCCAGAACTGCCACGTCGCCATCGACCGGCCCGGCTTCGAGGACCAGCAGAACCCGCTCAAGACCCATCCCGACCGCGCCTACTACCTGGGCAATCACGAGGTGCGCAGCTTCGGTTGCACGCCGTGCCACGGCGGCCAGGGCGCCTCCATCAACGCCGTGGAGCTTGCGCACGGAAAGGTTGCGTTCTGGGAGGACCCGCTCCTGAACGTCGCCGACAAGGTCGAATCGAAGTGTCTCACCTGCCACGCCTCGGTCCAGAACGTGGCGGGTGCCGAGACCGCTGCGCGCGGAGAGTGGCTGTTCCAGGAAATGGGCTGCCACGGCTGCCATCTGACCAGCGGCTTCGAGGACCTCGAGAAGGTCGGACCGTCGTTGTCGCGGATCGCCGCAAAAGTGTCGCCGGAATGGCTGGTGTCGTGGATCGAGAACCCGCAGGGCTTCCGTCCGCGCACCCGCATGCCCAACTACATGTTCAAGCGCGAGGAGGCCGTCAGCATCGCAGCCTACCTCTTGCAGTCGTCGCAGGAAGCGTCGAAGGCGTGGCTGGCCGCGCAGGTCGATCCGCCCGGCGTAGACGCCAACGACCCGGCGCTCGTGGAGAAGGGCAAGCAGCTGACGCGCGATCTCGGCTGCCTCGGCTGCCACGGCTTCGCGCCGGAGGAGTTCGCCTCCCAGGTCGCCATCGGCAAGGACACGGCGCCCAACCTCGCGCGCATTGCGGAGAAGACGGACGGGCGGTGGATCTATCCATGGATCCGCAACCCGCTGCTGTACTCGGAGCACCCGCGCATGCCGAGCCTTCGGCTTACGGAGGAGGAGGCGAGCGCGATCACGAGCTACCTGCTGACGCTGCGTCAGGGCCCATCTCCCGCACCGGACGATGAACTGCGCGCCACGCTTGCCAAAGCCGAGACGGTCCAGGCCGGCGAGAAGCTGATCCGCAAGTACGGCTGCTTCGGGTGCCATACCGTCACAGGCATGGAAGGCGAATCGCGCATCGGCGTGGAGCTGTCGTCGTTCGGCGGCAAGCATTTCGAGGAGCTCTATTTCGGCGATCGCCTCGACATTCCCCCGACGTGGGACGACTGGACGATCAACAAGATCCTGACGCCGCGCACCTACGCCACCGAGCGCATCGAGCAGGTCATGCCGCAGTTCGGATTCGACGTGGCCGACGCCCGCGCATTGACGGTGTTCCTGGCCAGCCGCACCGAGCACGTGATCAACCCGAAGTACAAGCCGTCGCTGGAGCGGGAGAACAAGCTCAAGCGCGGACGTGAGCTGGTCGCGCGTTACAACTGCCAGGGCTGCCATTCCTTCGACGGCAGGGAAGGGGCCATCCGCCGCTACTTCACGGACAACGTCGAATACGCGCCGCCAATCCTGCTCGGCGAAGGCAGCAAGGTGCAGGCCGAGTGGTTCTTCGATTTCCTGATGAAGCCGGTCAAGCTGCGCCCATGGCTGACGCTGCGGATGCCCACGTTCCCGCTCACCGATCGCGACGCCTCCGACATCATCGACTACTTCCAGGCGCTGGACGGCTACGAGTTCGGCCCTGTCATCCTGGAGGCTGGCGGTGCCGGGGCAGGGCCTGCCCGCGTCGAGACGGTGTCACAGCTGCCGGCAGGCTCCTTCGACTGCTTCTCGTGTCACGCCGAGGGCACCGTGGTGCCGACGTCGCAGTATCACGTCGCCAAGACGCCGTTGACGCCGGAGAGGGCGCGCGAGTGGCTGGGCGGGCACGTCGAGCCACAGACCGGCAGCACGGCACAGGTCGAGCAGGCCGCACCCAGCGTCACGAACTGA
- a CDS encoding cytochrome b N-terminal domain-containing protein encodes MSKWDDFKESIVASQVWQSMFRHGYDDTPRNRVLAVSGNVWLHLHPSKVRRHGVRLKFTWCMGGITFLMFLITVVTGIYLMFYYRPVAEYAYADMKYLEFDMPFGMLMRNMHRWAAHAMVIAVWLHMFRVFMTGSYKPPREFNWVVGVVLLVLTLLLSFTGYLLPWDQLSIWAVTVGSNMARATPLLGHEGPFREFTGVNAVYDARAFLFGGGEIGPHTLLRFYILHCIFIPLLTTLFLIVHFWRIRRDGLSGPSL; translated from the coding sequence ATGAGCAAGTGGGACGATTTCAAGGAATCGATCGTTGCCAGCCAGGTCTGGCAGTCGATGTTCCGGCACGGCTACGACGACACGCCTCGCAACCGCGTGCTGGCGGTATCGGGCAACGTCTGGTTGCATCTGCACCCGTCCAAGGTCCGCCGCCACGGCGTAAGGCTGAAGTTCACCTGGTGCATGGGCGGCATCACGTTCCTGATGTTCCTCATCACCGTCGTCACCGGCATCTACCTGATGTTCTACTACCGTCCCGTGGCCGAGTACGCCTACGCGGACATGAAGTACCTCGAGTTCGACATGCCTTTCGGCATGCTGATGCGCAACATGCACCGCTGGGCGGCCCACGCCATGGTCATCGCGGTGTGGCTGCACATGTTCCGTGTGTTCATGACCGGCTCGTACAAACCGCCTCGCGAGTTCAACTGGGTCGTCGGCGTGGTGTTGCTGGTGCTGACGCTGCTGCTCAGCTTCACCGGCTATCTGCTGCCGTGGGACCAGCTCTCGATCTGGGCCGTGACGGTGGGCTCGAACATGGCGCGCGCCACTCCGCTGCTGGGGCACGAGGGACCCTTCCGCGAATTCACCGGCGTCAATGCCGTGTACGATGCGCGCGCGTTCCTGTTCGGCGGCGGCGAGATCGGCCCTCACACGCTGCTGCGTTTCTACATCCTGCACTGCATCTTCATTCCGCTGCTCACGACGCTTTTCCTCATCGTGCACTTCTGGCGCATTCGCCGCGACGGCCTCTCCGGCCCGTCGCTTTGA
- a CDS encoding Rieske 2Fe-2S domain-containing protein: MAKVKDELTPEQVAELQSRRLEEQSQERARRMQQKTVMPSLWSRRDFFGRMGWMGFGLVSTVALLAAVRSAFPRVLFTPDTTFKAGTLDEYPIGEVSEKFKKDYRVWIVREAEGIYALFAKCTHLGCTPRWLKADNKFKCPCHGSGFYPTGINFEGPAPRPLERVRITQAEDGQLVVDVGVKYRYEKGDWERPGAYLRA; this comes from the coding sequence ATGGCCAAGGTCAAGGACGAGCTAACGCCAGAGCAGGTTGCGGAGCTGCAGAGCCGCCGCCTCGAGGAGCAGTCGCAAGAGCGGGCGCGGCGCATGCAACAGAAAACGGTGATGCCGAGCCTGTGGTCGCGAAGGGATTTCTTCGGCCGCATGGGCTGGATGGGCTTCGGCCTGGTCTCTACCGTCGCGCTGCTGGCTGCCGTGCGGTCCGCGTTTCCGCGGGTGCTGTTCACGCCCGACACCACGTTCAAGGCAGGCACGCTCGACGAATATCCGATCGGCGAGGTCAGCGAGAAGTTCAAGAAGGACTATCGCGTCTGGATCGTGCGAGAGGCCGAAGGCATCTATGCGCTGTTCGCCAAGTGCACCCATCTCGGCTGTACGCCGCGCTGGCTCAAGGCCGACAACAAGTTCAAGTGCCCCTGCCACGGCAGCGGCTTCTATCCCACCGGCATCAATTTCGAGGGTCCCGCGCCGCGACCGCTCGAACGCGTCCGCATCACGCAGGCCGAGGACGGCCAACTCGTCGTCGACGTGGGCGTGAAGTACCGGTACGAGAAAGGGGATTGGGAGCGACCGGGCGCGTACCTGCGAGCCTGA